The uncultured Methanobrevibacter sp. genome includes a region encoding these proteins:
- a CDS encoding TIGR04076 family protein: MKKVKITILKTTLQEDLASEYGVDGLTTCPMMNEGEVYYADYAKPENFCDEAWKAIYQYVFALAHGIDEIWYYGDWIKTPGVAIVSCNDGLRPVIMKLEKTDIESKIEK; this comes from the coding sequence ATGAAGAAAGTCAAAATTACAATACTTAAAACAACACTTCAGGAAGATCTTGCTAGTGAATATGGTGTTGATGGCCTCACAACATGCCCTATGATGAATGAAGGGGAAGTTTACTATGCTGATTACGCCAAACCTGAAAATTTCTGTGATGAAGCATGGAAAGCTATATACCAGTATGTTTTCGCATTAGCTCATGGAATTGATGAAATTTGGTATTATGGGGACTGGATTAAAACACCTGGCGTTGCTATTGTTTCTTGCAATGATGGGCTTAGGCCTGTTATTATGAAACTTGAAAAAACTGATATTGAATCTAAAATAGAAAAATAA